In a genomic window of Quercus lobata isolate SW786 chromosome 4, ValleyOak3.0 Primary Assembly, whole genome shotgun sequence:
- the LOC115986615 gene encoding uncharacterized protein LOC115986615 isoform X2: protein MDSDFIERLTEDLTAEEDEVIMVRSEHREKTLEEWSLSLLGWFHTTKLINFRAAENHLRSAWKMEGNDLKITDVGDGLFRFKFSMESQLKWVINNGPWSFHNHILLLRRWEKGMTAFSVNFQTVPMWVQVWGLPFDLINKEVGIDIGQGIGRVIEVDWKAIASDQARFLRVRVDVPLDKPIRRGAPVLSPEGDKVRVAFQYERLCGLCFHCGLLGHEAKACKTTKLKVGEESPYGEWLRAIEDGNPNSHGIDGAETEPLQNFNSGNGHSYHSTTVIEKGNSEIMEAVERTEIMEDDGKNPEN from the exons ATGGACTCGGATTTTATAGAACGTTTGACAGAGGATTTGACAGCGGAGGAAGATGAGGTGATCATGGTTCGGTCGGAGCATCGTGAGAAAACTCTAGAAGAGTGGTCCCTCAGTTTGCTAGGATGGTTTCACACGACCAAACTCATCAACTTTAGAGCTGCGGAAAACCATCTACGCTCTGCATGGAAGATGGAGGGGAACGATCTAAAAATTACAGATGTTGGGGATGGACTGTTTCGGTTTAAATTCTCGATGGAAAGCCAATTGAAGTGGGTTATTAACAATGGTCCTTGGAGTTTCCATAATCATATCCTATTACTGCGAAGGTGGGAGAAAGGAATGACGGCCTTTTCGGTTAACTTCCAAACTGTTCCGATGTGGGTGCAAGTGTGGGGACTACCCTTCGATCTGATAAACAAGGAAGTAGGGATAGATATTGGACAAGGAATTGGTAGAGTCATTGAGGTAGATTGGAAAGCCATTGCCTCAGACCAGGCAAGGTTTCTCCGGGTCAGAGTTGACGTGCCCTTAGACAAGCCGATACGCCGGGGAGCCCCAGTACTCAGTCCGGAAGGTGATAAGGTTCGGGTGGCTTTCCAGTACGAACGGCTATGTGGTCTGTGCTTCCATTGTGGCCTCCTTGGTCATGAGGCAAAAGCATGCAAGACCACGAAACTGAAGGTGGGGGAGGAGAGTCCTTATGGCGAATGGCTGCGAGCGATTGAGGATGGAAACCCGAACAGTCACGGCATCGATGGTGCAGAAACGGAACccctgcagaattttaattcgGGTAACGGACACTCCTATCATTCAACGACAGTAATTGAGAAAGGAAATTCGGAAATTATGGAGGCTGTTGAACGCACTGAAATTATGGAGGATGATGGGAAAAATCCCGAAAA TTAA
- the LOC115986615 gene encoding uncharacterized protein LOC115986615 isoform X1 — translation MDSDFIERLTEDLTAEEDEVIMVRSEHREKTLEEWSLSLLGWFHTTKLINFRAAENHLRSAWKMEGNDLKITDVGDGLFRFKFSMESQLKWVINNGPWSFHNHILLLRRWEKGMTAFSVNFQTVPMWVQVWGLPFDLINKEVGIDIGQGIGRVIEVDWKAIASDQARFLRVRVDVPLDKPIRRGAPVLSPEGDKVRVAFQYERLCGLCFHCGLLGHEAKACKTTKLKVGEESPYGEWLRAIEDGNPNSHGIDGAETEPLQNFNSGNGHSYHSTTVIEKGNSEIMEAVERTEIMEDDGKNPENF, via the exons ATGGACTCGGATTTTATAGAACGTTTGACAGAGGATTTGACAGCGGAGGAAGATGAGGTGATCATGGTTCGGTCGGAGCATCGTGAGAAAACTCTAGAAGAGTGGTCCCTCAGTTTGCTAGGATGGTTTCACACGACCAAACTCATCAACTTTAGAGCTGCGGAAAACCATCTACGCTCTGCATGGAAGATGGAGGGGAACGATCTAAAAATTACAGATGTTGGGGATGGACTGTTTCGGTTTAAATTCTCGATGGAAAGCCAATTGAAGTGGGTTATTAACAATGGTCCTTGGAGTTTCCATAATCATATCCTATTACTGCGAAGGTGGGAGAAAGGAATGACGGCCTTTTCGGTTAACTTCCAAACTGTTCCGATGTGGGTGCAAGTGTGGGGACTACCCTTCGATCTGATAAACAAGGAAGTAGGGATAGATATTGGACAAGGAATTGGTAGAGTCATTGAGGTAGATTGGAAAGCCATTGCCTCAGACCAGGCAAGGTTTCTCCGGGTCAGAGTTGACGTGCCCTTAGACAAGCCGATACGCCGGGGAGCCCCAGTACTCAGTCCGGAAGGTGATAAGGTTCGGGTGGCTTTCCAGTACGAACGGCTATGTGGTCTGTGCTTCCATTGTGGCCTCCTTGGTCATGAGGCAAAAGCATGCAAGACCACGAAACTGAAGGTGGGGGAGGAGAGTCCTTATGGCGAATGGCTGCGAGCGATTGAGGATGGAAACCCGAACAGTCACGGCATCGATGGTGCAGAAACGGAACccctgcagaattttaattcgGGTAACGGACACTCCTATCATTCAACGACAGTAATTGAGAAAGGAAATTCGGAAATTATGGAGGCTGTTGAACGCACTGAAATTATGGAGGATGATGGGAAAAATCCCGAAAA CTTTTAG